From the genome of Bos javanicus breed banteng chromosome 23, ARS-OSU_banteng_1.0, whole genome shotgun sequence:
CCTCACAGCCTGGGCACAACGAGGTCTCCCCAGTGAATGTCTTCATGTGGGGAGGGCCTTTAAGAGGAAGAGGCCCCCAGCTAGGGCTAAGGTGGGAGCCAAGCCTAATCAGGGCCCATCAGCCCTGGCTTGTATATGGCACTGTCCTCTTCCAAAAGCCAGGCTCATCCCACAGCCTCCCACCCACATGGACATGAGCCTGCTTTTCTCAGGCAGAGCTGAGTCCGCTCTGACTCCATCTCCTGCCTCATCCCTGTCTGCAAGAGGGACCACCTGCTTCCTTCTCATCCTCCCAGGGCCTCAGGTGCCCACCAGCCCAACTCTGTCAGCAACCCAATCCTCAGGAAACCTGAGCTGATACAGGAGCTGGCCAGGGCAGGGGTGTCAGGTGTTGGGGAGCACAGTGTCACTGTCCACTCAGGGGATGAAggaacagggagagagagaaatgaaagaatgtgAGGGGCCGACCCATCTCAGTGACCCTTCACACTAGGTTATTCCTTCCATGGCCCTGAACTGGGAGAGGCCTGAGTTCTAGGCCAGCTTTGCCTCTGATTAGCTGTGTGACTGCACAAGTTCACTTGCCCTCTACAGACcatagtttcctcacctgtaaagtgggggTGATAATGCCATCTGCCCAGTTTACCTCTTACTCAGCAGCTGACATGAGGAAATATCAGAAAAGGAGCCACGGAGAAGACTTTGCCGTGAACAAGTTGTAGGCATGTGAAGCGGAGGACTAGGTGGAATACTGCCACCTGGTCCCACCTCCTGCTCCATCCTGGGGAAGGGTCAGGAGGAGTTCCTTGGCTGGGGCCCAATCTCACTTACTTTTCTTGCCCTGAGGGAGGCCAGTCCTGGGCCTGGGGGTGCTGAAGCTGCTGGGGCTAAGGTGAGTGATGCTGGCAGGTGTGGGAGTGGGAGGTTTGTAGAGGTAGGAGCCCACACCACCAATGTTCACCCCtgcagagagaagaggggaggtcAAGCTTGagtctccagctcccagccacacAGAGGGTTCTGCTATTCCCTGGCCCTTTCCAAACTGGTACTTACCTCTGGGTCCAAAGAGAGCCCCATAGCATGGTTTGTGGCAATACGGCCTTCCGTTGTGCTAGGTACAAGCAGAGGGAAGAGGACTGCTTAGGGCCCAACAGGACCTCTCCTGTGCCCCACAGGCTTTCCCCCAAGACAGCTGCCAGGTGTGGTTGTCTACTGGCCTGGGCTGGAGGGAATGGGAGGAGTGAGGGGTAAGCTGGCATGCCAGAATTGCCACAGTGGccagggaaaaagggaaagagcaggtcaggaagcacagctgcttccctcccctaccccatAAAAGCCACAGGATCTATCAGGACAATTCAGGCTCCCCACATCCTGGCTCATATGGTGCCTATTGAGTAGGTGATCTTGGGAGTTGGCTACTGAGGCTGCCTTTGGTGGGCAGATGGGACTGAAACGGGGCAGGGGGGCTGGTATCTCAGGGATAATGAACAGATACAGAGCTGTGTGCACTAGCCAGGCCTCACCTCTGCATGCCCTCCTGGGGACAGGACGCTGTGGCAGTGCTCACATTTCAGGCAGAATGGGTGCCAGTTCTTGCCCAGGGAGCTCACTTTCTCTGCTGTGGAGGACAAGGTGGAATCGGGCAGAGGGGAGCCAGGCCAAGCTGAAGGCgccctcctttcccctcttctTCCCGCCCACCCTGGCTCCTAGAGGCGAGGGGGAGTGTCTCCGGGAGGCCAGCTCCATCCCGCCCGAGTGCCCTGCGCCCCACAGGTGGAAAGAGGGTCCGGAACTGGTCGCCAGCTCCTTGCATCCTCAGGGAACCCAGTAGCTCTCACTTGCCCCGTCTTCTCCCCTTTCTCCACCCAGGCCTCACCAAAGAAAACGGGTTGCTGACAACGCGGGCAGGTCCAGCTCATGGCTCCGCTCTGAGCTGCAGGGGCCGTACAGTGTAGAGGCGAGTCAGCCTTGGCTCAGTTCCCGCCCCCTCTGCTGGCCCCGCCCACGGCTTGGCCCCGAGCCTCTTAGGGCGGAATCTGCTGCTTCTTGGTTCCAATCGGCCGGCAGAAATTTAGACCACTCCACCTGGGGAACGCAGGAGACTTTTACTTCCAACTACTGTCTAGGACCAGTGGACAGGAGAGAAGGCCCTGAGGCTAGACTGGGAGGGGACGGAGTAATGAGGACGCCTGGAAAGGTGGCGATAGTTTCTGGTTGGTAAAGAGGGGAAAACTGTTcacagtgttgctgctgctactgctgctaagtcgcttcagtcgtgtccgactctgtgcgaccccatagacggcagcccaccaggctcccccgtccctgggattctccaggcaagaatactggagtgggttgccatctccttctccaatgcatgaaagtgaaaagtgaaagtgaaaagtaaaagtgaagtcgctcagttgtgtccgattcttagcgaccccatggattgcagcccaccaggctcctccgaccatgggattttccaggcaagagtactggagtgggctgccattgccttctcagcgtAGACGCCAGGAAAACACTATTATTGCCCCGAAGTTAGGCATTCTTTGAAATGGTTTAATTTCGCCTCTCTAGTAGCAGATGGTTGAGAACGGAATCCGGAGCTCATCTCTGTTGAGCAAATTACTCAACTTACTTAACTTTCCttcaggcaaattacttaactttcctctgcctccattctttttttttttaactggaagataattgctatacaatattgtgttggttgcTGCCATAAATCACTATGAATCAGCCGTAGGGTAGGTATAcacatgccccctccctcttgaacctccccccacaacctcccacccccatcccatacCTCTGAGCTATCACGGAGCACCGGATCTGAATCCCTGCCTCAtccagcaaatttccactggctatctaagtttacatacagtaatataaatgtttcaatgctactctttcaatttgtaaaaatatgGAATGGTTCTccaatttgcgtgtcatccttgcacaggggccatactaatcttctctgtatcgttccaattttagtgttTGTGCTGCCAAAGTGAGCACCTGCCTCCATTCTTATCTGTACAATGAGTAGTGAAATAAATTTCTCCCTCATAGGATTGTGGTGAGAATTACATAAGTTAATACGTGCAAAGTCCTCAAACAGCACCTGGCACCTAAATGCTATTAAGTGATAACTATCATTATGATAGATCCCATAATGAATTCAAAACTCTTAGTTTGGAAGCCCCAAGACATGGTTTGCTCAGAAAATTATAAtgcttattaaatttaaaagtatatttcaaaCAACAATTACATATTCCTAATTTACTTTAacatgttttaatatttgttaaaagtaGTCCAGCAATGCTTCAAAGgacatttcaaaaaaatataaacccataaaatgagagaaagtatttgcaaacatatatctgataaggatcttataatcagaaaaaaaggacTTTTATGAcctaacagactggttccaaataggaaaaggagtacgtaaaggctgtatattgtcaccctgcttatttaacttatatgcagagtgcatcatgagaaatactgggctggaagaagcacacactggagtcaagattgccaggagaaatatcaataacctcagctatgcagatgataccacccttatggcagaaagtgaagagaactaaaaagcctcttgatgaaagtgaaagaggagtgtgaaaaagttggcttaaagctcaacattcagaaaacaaagatcatggcatctggtcccatcacttcatggtttttatagatggggaaacagtggaaatagtggcagactttattttggggggctccaaaatcactgcagatgttgattgcagtcatgaaattaaaagacacttactccttggaaggaaagttatgaccaacctaga
Proteins encoded in this window:
- the CRIP3 gene encoding cysteine-rich protein 3 isoform X5, whose translation is MSWTCPRCQQPVFFAEKVSSLGKNWHPFCLKCEHCHSVLSPGGHAEHNGRPYCHKPCYGALFGPRGVNIGGVGSYLYKPPTPTPASITHLSPSSFSTPRPRTGLPQGKKSPPHMKTFTGETSLCPGCEEPVYFAETVMSLGRNWHRPCLRCQRCRKTLTAGSHAEV
- the CRIP3 gene encoding cysteine-rich protein 3 isoform X2, whose protein sequence is MSWTCPRCQQPVFFAEKVSSLGKNWHPFCLKCEHCHSVLSPGGHAEHNGRPYCHKPCYGALFGPRGVNIGGVGSYLYKPPTPTPASITHLSPSSFSTPRPRTGLPQGKKSPPHMKTFTGETSLCPGCEEPVYFAETVMSLGRNWHRPCLRCQRCRKTLTAGSHAEHDGAPYCHIPCYGYLFGPKGVNIGDVGCYIYDPVEIKSK
- the CRIP3 gene encoding cysteine-rich protein 3 isoform X4, with product MSWTCPRCQQPVFFAEKVSSLGKNWHPFCLKCEHCHSVLSPGGHAEHNGRPYCHKPCYGALFGPRGVNIGGVGSYLYKPPTPTPASITHLSPSSFSTPRPRTGLPQGKKSPPHMKTFTGETSLCPGCEEPVYFAETVMSLGRNWHRPCLRCQRCRKTLTAGSHAEVLSILCVPYPVASQ
- the CRIP3 gene encoding cysteine-rich protein 3 isoform X3; its protein translation is MSWTCPRCQQPVFFAEKVSSLGKNWHPFCLKCEHCHSVLSPGGHAEHNGRPYCHKPCYGALFGPRGVNIGGVGSYLYKPPTPTPASITHLSPSSFSTPRPRTGLPQGKKTETVMSLGRNWHRPCLRCQRCRKTLTAGSHAEHDGAPYCHIPCYGYLFGPKGVNIGDVGCYIYDPVEIKSK